In a genomic window of Papilio machaon chromosome 4, ilPapMach1.1, whole genome shotgun sequence:
- the LOC106710655 gene encoding protein sidekick isoform X1, producing MEELERLLNMYSRKFLGLLLTTYLFIQIVTASETSAQMQPPRFNMQPSSLNSIVREGTSKILQCSAVGIPQPMYRWLKNGVPLSEYSTDIFYKIHNTQRQDAGAYQCIAKNDVGAIFSEKNNIVVAYMGMFENKIEQEVTVDSGRAAILDFPHIDSEPPPSVNWQDENGELGYDQKYAVTDDHKLVILCASKKDERSYRAQAFNTQSGKVENSPYIRLNVLGDDTKEIAPEIIIKPQDTKIIKGQEYRNLYCIANARPLHELETLWFKDGILIDIAGITYDLNDQWNRTLSLISANLTHTGQYTCQARLKSGGFATVTASATVTVFEKPTMLSTLKSETYGEFGNTVVLECNVEGIPLPGITWYKDAKKIASVGAEAGETDNGDVDDGGGRYRVELDRSLIINDLKMEDMGIYQCIASNEAGEASINTWLKIKTSPPVMQSAPTNLTVLDGKDATISCRAVGAPTPNVTWYFNDSLIIKLSGRLQALDEGDLLITSTTTADSGKYTCIRANDAGNVSGEAFLTVLVRTQIIAPPVDTRVLLGHTATLQCRVSSDPNVKYNIDWFHNNQPMTAGSRVWITNEGALQVQAVRASDAGEYACVVTSPGGNHTRRALLSVIELPFAPTNVRALRLDATQRAVNVSWTPGFDGNSPVHKFIVQRRVVPEFGPTPDPLLNWVTEPMNVSASQRWVLLTSLKAATSYQFRVSAVNTVGEGPPSDPTDVLTLPQEAPSGPPLGFMGSARSSSEIITQWQPPLEEHRNGHILGYVIRYRLRGYDNSPWTYQNITNEAQRNYLIQDLITWKDYNVQIAAYNDKGVGVFSDSYTIKTKEGVPEAAPDNVRCEAFNSTGITVWWTPPNPQKINGINQGYKIQAWRWEASENGNVEQKIVSIPPNLLDPLTEQSAVIAGLDKFTEYNISVLCFTEPGDGPKSDYVLVRTKEDIPDEVGGLQFDDISDRAVRVSWSPPKKANGVLIGYKLSYQVKDNNDTYKEEILPPNITSIRVEHLQASTQYVVWVSALSGVGEGPARGAGLQSGVEPVLPAAPRNLALSNIAADSVLLQFTPGFDGNSSISLWTVQAQTARNTSWVTIYEVSEPDAQSILVTGLVPFTTYRLRLVASNVVGSSPPSEPCKEFQTIQAPPRHPPRNVTVRAVSANNLRVRWIPLQQSEWYGNPKGYNITYKRSGDNETLHCVIEDHTANSHVLANLEEWSLYEVRMTALNEVGVSAESPTALERTREAVPSSGPANVSANATSSTTIVVLWGDIPVQDQNGLIEGYKVCYAAIVPPPRPEHHKVECQAIPSNQTHTVTLTELRKYVVYQIQVLGYTRLGDGALSDPPVTVRTFEDTPGPPSNVSFPDVTFTMARIIWDVPEDPNGEILAYKVTYHLNSSTQHMFSKEFLPSDRTFRATELLQERYYLFSVTAQTRLGWGGTARALVLTTANRAAPAPPARPNLQRSLLQPHHITFSWTPGDDGYAPLRYYTVQQKEEGGTWQTLPERVDPFATSYTVDGLKPYTGYQFRIRATNDIGPSRYSNATEMVRTLPAAPSKAVEQLRVVPITPSSVRVQWAPLAEAHWSGDTAHGGYRVSYQPLTDFPTSLQHTMKQDVPGIKSEEVVLTDLAVDRNYEISVCAVNAQGAGPGGTPAVVWVGEAVPTAPPRDVTAHALSPTEVALTWQPPALAQQNGDLLGYKIFYLMTDSPEEPEPGRRVEEEIEVVPATATSHSLVFLDKYTQYRIQVLAFNPAGDGPRSSALQVRTEQGLPSAPRNISFTDITMNSLVVAWLPPRRRNGPIQSYLVTYETIEQDERFSKQVKQKVTEEHLAVGGLEEEVEYRFCVRAVTVGAGGAAEARVRTGPQPGSPAPPRALRLRPDPAALHLRWDNAASGRGPLLGYYIEARKKAKETWQAYDTRWETITRTGNGMLEEFTVSYQSLLPSTAYSFRVIAYNEYGISAPAGSDKVIVTPSKLYLEYGYLQYRPFYRRTWFMVALAAASLVVIIMVVAILCVKSKTYKYKKEAQKTLEESLAGETDERGSLAMELYRSRQSSVASAGGGGAGVTAGAGTLRRKPAAALGKAPPRPSPASVAYHSDEESLRAYDENPDDSSLTEKPSEMSSSDSQNSESENESVRSEPHSFVNHYANVNDTLRQSWKRQRPVRNYSSYTDSEPEGSAVLSLNGGQIVMNNMARSRAPLPGFSSFV from the exons ATGGAAGAATTAGAACGATTACTAAACATGTATTCGAGGAAATTTCTTGGGCTCCTGTTAAcaacatatttattcattcaaaTTGTAACTGCCTCAGAAACTTCAG CGCAAATGCAGCCGCCGCGCTTCAACATGCAACCCTCGTCCTTAAATAGCATCGTACGAGAGGGCACGTCCAAGATATTGCAATGTTCCGCAGTCG GAATACCGCAGCCGATGTACAGGTGGTTAAAAAACGGCGTACCCCTGAGCGAATACTCAACAGACATCTTCTACAAGATTCACAACACGCAGCGACAAGACGCGGGCGCGTACCAGTGCATCGCCAAAAATGACGTCGGCGCCATCTTCAGCGAAAAGAACAATATTGTTGTAGCAT ATATGGGTATGTTcgaaaacaaaatagaacaAGAAGTTACAGTTGACTCAGGCAGAGCTGCTATCTTAGATTTCCCCCACATTGACTCAGAACCGCCTCCATCAGTTAACTGGCAGGACGAGAACGGTGAACTGGGATATGACCAGAAATATGCCGTAACCGATGACCATAAGCTTGTTATATTGTGTGCTTCGAAAAAGGATGAGAGGTCTTATAG AGCCCAAGCTTTTAACACCCAATCAGGAAAAGTTGAAAATAGTCCATACATAAGACTAAATGTCCTTGGCGATGACACCAAAGAAATAGCTccagaaataattatcaaaccGCAAGACACAAAGATAATAAAGGGTCAGGAGTACAGGAATCTATATTGCATCGCAAACGCGAGGCCTTTGCATGAATTAGAGACGTTATGGTTCAAAGATGgcattttaattgacattGCTGGTATTACTTACGACTTGAACGACCAGTGGAACAGAACGCTAAGTCTCATATCAGCTAACTTGACTCATACAGGACAGTATACTTGCCAAGCTAGATTAAAAAGTGGTGGATTCGCGACGGTGACTGCATCAGCTACAGTCACTGTGTTCGAGAAACCGACCATGTTGTCGACACTTAAGTCTGAGACTTATGGTGAATTCGGGAACACCGTAGTCTTGGAATGCAACGTAGAAGGTATACCCTTGCCGGGGATCACATGGTACAAAGATGCGAAGAAAATAGCGAGCGTCGGTGCCGAAGCGGGGGAGACCGACAACGGCGACGTAGACGACGGCGGAGGCAGGTATCGAGTAGAACTGGACCGATCGCTTATAATAAACGATCTGAAAATGGAAGACATGGGAATTTACCAATGTATCGCGAGCAACGAAGCCGGGGAAGCTTCCATAAATACCTGGTTAAAGATCAAAA CGTCCCCGCCAGTAATGCAGAGCGCGCCCACCAACCTGACGGTGCTGGACGGCAAGGACGCCACCATCAGCTGCCGGGCCGTCGGCGCGCCCACGCCCAATGTCACCTGGTACTTCAACG ATTCTCTTATAATCAAGCTGTCAGGTCGGCTGCAGGCTTTGGACGAGGGCGACCTGTTGATCACGAGCACGACGACCGCCGACAGCGGCAAGTACACCTGCATTCGAGCAAACGACGCGGGCAACGTCTCCGGCGAGGCGTTCCTCACTGTATTAG TGAGGACGCAGATAATAGCACCGCCGGTGGACACGCGTGTACTGCTGGGCCACACAGCCACGCTACAATGTCGAGTATCCAGCGACCCAAACGTCAAGTACAACATCGACTGGTTCCACAACAATCA GCCGATGACGGCAGGTTCTCGAGTTTGGATAACGAACGAGGGGGCGCTGCAAGTGCAGGCGGTGCGCGCGAGCGACGCGGGCGAGTACGCGTGCGTGGTGACGTCACCGGGAGGTAACCACACGCGCCGCGCTCTGCTCTCCGTCATCGAGCTGCCCTTCGCGCCTACCAACGTGCGCGCCCTGCGGCTGGACGCCACGCAGCGAGCCGTCAACGTCTCCTGGACGCCAGGCTTCGATGGCAACTCGCCCGTGCACAAGTTCATCGTACAACGAAGAGTCGTACCCGAGTTTG GTCCGACACCGGACCCGCTGCTGAACTGGGTGACGGAGCCAATGAACGTATCCGCGAGCCAGCGCTGGGTGCTGCTCACCAGCCTGAAGGCGGCCACCTCCTACCAGTTCCGAGTGTCCGCCGTCAACACAGTCGGCGAGGGCCCACCCTCCGACCCCACCGACGTCTTAACACTACCACAAGAAG CACCATCGGGCCCACCGTTGGGTTTTATGGGATCAGCGAGATCTTCATCagaaattataacacaatGGCAACCGCCACTCGAAGAACACAGAAACGGTCATATACTGGGTTACGTCATCAGATATAGGCTAAGAGGCTACGACAATAGCCCCTGGACGTATCAAAACATCACCAACGAAGCGCAAAGGAACTATCTAATACAAGATTTGATCACATGGAAAGATTACAACGTCCAAATAGCGGCGTACAACGACAAAGGAGTGGGCGTGTTCTCTGACAGTTACACGATCAAGACTAAAGAGGGCGTTCCCGAAGCGGCACCTGACAACGTACGCTGCGAAGCATTTAATTCTACAGGTATAACGGTGTGGTGGACACCGCCCAACCCACAGAAAATTAACGGAATTAATCAG GGTTACAAAATCCAGGCGTGGAGATGGGAGGCGAGCGAGAACGGCAACGTGGAGCAGAAGATAGTGAGCATCCCGCCCAACCTACTGGACCCGCTGACGGAGCAGTCGGCGGTCATCGCCGGACTTGACAAGTTCACTGAATACAACATATCCGTGCTCTGCTTCACCGAGCCCGGCGATGGACCTAAGAGTGATTACGTACTAGTCAGGACTAAAGAAGACA TTCCGGACGAGGTTGGCGGTTTGCAATTCGACGATATCTCAGATCGTGCGGTGCGCGTGTCGTGGTCTCCCCCGAAGAAAGCAAACGGCGTACTGATCGGCTACAAGCTGTCCTACCAAGTTAAAGACAACAATGACACGTACAAAGAAGAAATATTACCACCAAATATCACTAGCATACGAGTGGAGCATTTACAg GCGAGTACGCAGTACGTAGTGTGGGTGAGCGCGCTGAGCGGCGTGGGGGAGGGGCCGGCGCGCGGGGCGGGGCTGCAGTCGGGGGTGGAGCCCGTGCTGCCCGCCGCGCCCCGCAACCTCGCCCTCTCCAACATCGCCGCAGACTCCGTGCTGCTGCAGTTCACGCCCGGCTTCGACGGCAACTCCTCCATATCTCTCTGGACAGTACAG GCACAGACAGCTCGCAACACATCATGGGTGACAATCTATGAAGTGAGCGAACCGGACGCTCAGTCCATCCTAGTGACAGGCTTGGTGCCGTTTACGACGTACCGTCTGCGGCTAGTGGCCAGCAACGTGGTGGGCTCGTCACCGCCCTCCGAGCCCTGCAAGGAGTTCCAGACCATACAGGCACCGCCCCGCCACCCTCCCCGCAACGTCACCGTGCGAGCCGTCAGCGCCAACAACCTCAGAGTTCGGTGGATT CCTCTACAACAAAGCGAATGGTACGGGAACCCGAAGGGGTACAACATAACATATAAGCGCAGTGGCGACAACGAGACACTGCACTGCGTCATCGAGGACCACACGGCCAACTCGCATGTGCTCGCCAACCTGGAGGAGTGGTCGCTGTACGAGGTGCGCATGACCGCGCTCAACGAGGTCGGTGTCTCCGCCGAGAGCCCCACCGCGCTCGAGAGGACCAGGGAAGCTG TGCCTTCATCTGGACCTGCTAATGTATCAGCGAACGCCACGTCTTCGACAACCATAGTAGTGCTATGGGGCGATATACCCGTTCAGGATCAGAACGGCTTGATAGAGGGCTACAAGGTGTGCTACGCTGCGATCGTGCCCCCCCCTAGACCCGAGCACCACAAGGTGGAGTGTCAGGCGATACCCTCCAACCAGACTCACACGGTGACCCTCACCGAGCTGAGGAAGTACGTCGTCTACCAGATACAGGTGCTCGGGTATACCAGGCTCGGAGACGGGGCTCTCAGCGACCCGCCCGTCACTGTCAGGACATTTGAAGACA cgCCGGGTCCACCTTCGAACGTGTCTTTCCCTGACGTGACGTTCACGATGGCGCGTATCATCTGGGACGTGCCGGAAGACCCCAATGGCGAGATCCTGGCCTACAAGGTGACCTACCACCTCAACAGCTCCACGCAACACATGTTTTCCAAAGAATTCCTACCCTCTGACAGGACATTCAG gGCGACGGAGCTGCTGCAAGAGCGGTACTACCTGTTCTCGGTGACGGCGCAGACACGGCTGGGGTGGGGCGGCACTGCTCGCGCGCTCGTGCTGACGACCGCCAACCGCGCTgcgcccgcgccccccgcgcgcCCCAACCTGCAGCGCTCGCTGCTGCAGCCGCATCACATCACTTTCTCTTGGACGCCCGGCGACGACGGATACGCCCCCCTCAG ATACTACACGGTGCAACAGAAGGAGGAGGGCGGCACGTGGCAGACGCTGCCGGAGCGCGTGGACCCATTCGCGACCTCGTACACGGTGGACGGCCTCAAGCCCTACACAGGCTACCAGTTCCGTATCCGCGCTACCAACGACATCGGTCCCAGTCGGTATAGCAATGCCACCGAAATGGTGCGCACACTGCCCGCAG CGCCGAGCAAAGCTGTAGAGCAGCTGCGCGTGGTGCCGATCACACCGAGCAGCGTGCGCGTGCAGTGGGCGCCGCTGGCGGAGGCGCACTGGAGCGGCGACACCGCACATGGCGGCTATCGCGTCTCCTATCAGCCCCTAACCGACTTCCCCACCTCGCTGCAGCACACTATGAAGCAGGACGTGCCCGGCATCAAG AGTGAGGAGGTAGTGCTGACGGACTTGGCGGTGGACCGCAACTACGAGATCAGTGTGTGCGCGGTGAACGCGCAGGGCGCGGGGCCGGGCGGCACTCCGGCCGTCGTGTGGGTGGGCGAGGCGGTGCCCACCGCGCCGCCGCGTGACGTCACCGCGCACGCGCTCTCACCCACAGAGGTCGCACTCACCTGGCAGCCGCCCGCGCTCGCACAGCAAAACGGTGACCTCCTCGGATATAAG ATATTTTATCTCATGACCGATTCCCCGGAGGAACCTGAGCCCGGGCGGCGTGTGGAGGAGGAGATTGAAGTAGTCCCAGCCACCGCGACCTCGCATTCATTAGTATTCCTTGACAAGTATACGCAGTACCGAATACag GTGTTAGCGTTCAACCCGGCGGGCGACGGGCCGAGGTCGAGCGCGCTGCAGGTGCGCACGGAGCAGGGCCTGCCCTCCGCCCCGCGCAATATCTCCTTCACAGACATCACCATGAACAGTCTCGTGGTCGCTTGGCTGCCTCCGCGGCGACGCAACGGGCCCATACAGTCCTACCTCGTCACCTACGAGACCATCGAGCAGGACGAGA GATTCAGCAAACAAGTGAAACAGAAAGTGACGGAGGAGCATCTGGCGGTTGGCGGTCTGGAGGAGGAGGTGGAGTACCGGTTCTGCGTGCGCGCGGTGACGGTGGGCGCGGGAGGTGCGGCGGAGGCGCGCGTGCGCACTGGCCCGCAGCCCGGCTCCCCCGCGCCGCCGCGAGCTCTGCGCCTGCGCCCCGACCCCGCAGCGCTCCATCTGCGCTGGGACAACGCCGCCTCCGGCCGCGGGCCCCTGCTCGGCTACTACATAGAGGCGCGCAAAAAAG CGAAGGAAACATGGCAAGCAT ACGACACTCGGTGGGAGACTATAACGCGCACGGGCAACGGCATGCTGGAGGAGTTCACGGTGTCGTACCAGAGCCTGCTGCCCTCCACCGCGTACTCGTTCCGTGTGATCGCGTACAACGAGTACGGCATCAGCGCGCCCGCCGGCAGCGACAAGGTCATCGTCACACCCTCCAAGTTATACCTCGAGTACGGGTACCTGCAGTACCGCCCCTTCTACCGCCGCACCTGGTTCATGGTGGCGCTCGCCGCCGCCTCGCTCGTCGTCATCATCATGGTCGTCGCCATACTCTGCGTCAAGAGCAagacatacaaatataaaa AAGAAGCGCAAAAGACTCTGGAGGAGTCGCTGGCTGGTGAGACGGACGAGCGAGGCTCGCTGGCCATGGAGCTGTACCGCTCGCGGCAGAGCTCGGTGGCgagcgcgggcggcggcggcgccgGTGTCACAGCAGGCGCGGGCACGCTGCGCCGCAAGCCCGCCGCCGCACTCGGCAAGGCGCCGCCGCGCCCATCGCCCGCCTCCGTCGCCTACCACAGCGACGAGGAGAGCCTGCGCGCCTACGACGAGAACCCCGACGACTCCTCGCTCACCGAGAAGCCCTCCGAGATGAGTTCCTCAGACTCTCAG AACTCTGAGAGCGAGAACGAGAGCGTGCGCTCGGAGCCGCACTCATTTGTGAACCACTACGCGAACGTGAATGACACGCTGCGGCAGTCGTGGAAGAGACAGCGGCCCGTGCGCAACTACTCCAGCTACACAGACTCCGAGCCCGAGGGCAGCGCCGTGCTCAGCCTCAACGGCGGACAGATCGTCATGAACAACATGG